ATGTCGAGCAGTTGCACGACGCTGCGAACATGGGCCTCGAAAGCGGTGGCGAGGTTCATGGCGTCGCGATGCGCGGCCTGCTCGAGCAGCTCGCGCTCGTGGTCCAGCTGATAGAGCAGGAAGGACCAGATGGCGGAGAGTACGACGACGAGCGGCGCGAAAGATGCCAGTTTGGCCTTCGCTTTCATGCTGACAACCGGGCAGTGATGCTTGGGTTGTTCTATGTACAGTATTTCAAGCCACTTGTCGCGGATGCCCGACATGGTCCGGGCCGTCAATGGCCCGGACCATCCTCCGCGGGCCGCGGCACGGCCCGCTCATGGCCGTGCGTCGCGGCCGACTTGCCGCCCCGGCTAGGCGCGCAGCGCCTCGGCATGCCAGGCGATGTGCTCGCCGATGTGACTGGCGATGAAGTAATAGCTGTGGTCCGCGCCCGGGCGCATGCGCAGCGACAGCGGATGCCCCTTCGCCTTGCAGACCTCTTCCAGTCGCCAGGGCTGCAGTTGCTCCTGGAGGAAGTTGTCCGCCTCGCCCTGGTCTACCAGCAGCGGCAGGCGCTCCTCGGCCTCGGCCAACAGGGCGCAGGCATCCCATTCCCGCCAGGTGGCTTCGTCCGCGCCCAGATAGGCACTGAAGGCCTTGCGCCCCCAAGGCACCTGGGAGGGCGCAACGATGGGGGAGAAGGCGGAAACGCTGCGATAGTGCCCGGGGTTGCGCAGCGCCAGCACCAGCGCGCCGTGGCCGCCCATGGAATGGCCGCTCACGGCCCGTGCGTCGCTCACCCCCGGCAGTGCCTCCACCAGCGCCGGCAGCTCCTGCACGATGTAGTCGTGCATGCGGTAGTGCCGGTCCCAGGGGGACTGGGTGGCATTGAGGTAAAAGCCCGCGCCCTGGCCCAGGTCATAGGCCTCGTCGTCGGCCACATCGTCGCCGCGGGGGCTGGTATCCGGGGCCACCAGCACCAGGCCGTGCTCGGCGGCATAGCGCTGGGCGCCGGCCTTGGTGATGAAGTTCTGCTCGGTGCAGGTCAGGCCGCTC
The nucleotide sequence above comes from Alkalilimnicola sp. S0819. Encoded proteins:
- the fghA gene encoding S-formylglutathione hydrolase, whose product is MERIEHHACYGGWQDVYRHHSQVLGCDMTVGVYFPPQAASAPCPVLYWLSGLTCTEQNFITKAGAQRYAAEHGLVLVAPDTSPRGDDVADDEAYDLGQGAGFYLNATQSPWDRHYRMHDYIVQELPALVEALPGVSDARAVSGHSMGGHGALVLALRNPGHYRSVSAFSPIVAPSQVPWGRKAFSAYLGADEATWREWDACALLAEAEERLPLLVDQGEADNFLQEQLQPWRLEEVCKAKGHPLSLRMRPGADHSYYFIASHIGEHIAWHAEALRA